A portion of the Streptococcus urinalis 2285-97 genome contains these proteins:
- a CDS encoding DUF975 family protein — protein sequence MKTRSELKSQAKEALKGNWGWAIAVTLVPSFALMPIYTILITFLIMFIGFNPTDTTIIVVIILILIVYLAFVLALIGFNVSQSTAMLDLIRNKRHDFEDAVLYAFKEKRYFKFLWMIIIESIFLYLWFLLFIIPGIIKSFSYSQTIYVLKDDLENGQEVSVTSPITKSRELMDGHKWEYFVLQLSFLGWELLATLTLGIGYIWLVPYIYATDAAYYQSLIENDLDDVTEASTQSIEAEKEDELSIESPQISPEDQPLINESLID from the coding sequence ATGAAAACAAGAAGTGAACTCAAATCGCAAGCTAAAGAAGCTTTAAAAGGAAATTGGGGTTGGGCGATAGCGGTGACATTGGTTCCCAGTTTTGCACTAATGCCCATTTATACCATATTAATTACTTTTTTAATCATGTTTATTGGTTTTAATCCAACAGATACAACCATAATTGTGGTTATTATATTAATCTTGATTGTTTACTTAGCTTTTGTACTAGCCTTGATTGGTTTTAATGTCAGCCAAAGTACAGCTATGTTAGATTTAATCAGAAATAAACGTCATGACTTTGAAGATGCTGTTTTATATGCTTTTAAAGAAAAACGTTATTTTAAATTTTTATGGATGATAATTATAGAAAGCATATTTTTATATCTTTGGTTCTTATTATTTATTATTCCTGGCATTATCAAAAGCTTCAGCTATTCTCAAACCATTTATGTGTTAAAAGATGATCTTGAAAATGGACAAGAAGTAAGCGTTACTTCTCCAATTACCAAAAGTAGAGAACTGATGGATGGTCATAAGTGGGAATATTTTGTTCTTCAGTTGAGCTTTCTTGGTTGGGAACTGTTAGCGACATTAACTTTAGGAATTGGTTATATTTGGCTAGTACCATACATTTATGCAACAGATGCCGCCTATTATCAAAGTTTGATTGAAAATGACTTAGACGATGTTACAGAAGCGTCAACTCAAAGTATTGAAGCCGAAAAAGAAGATGAATTATCCATTGAATCACCTCAAATATCACCAGAAGATCAGCCTTTAATCAATGAATCTCTAATTGATTAA